One region of Gorilla gorilla gorilla isolate KB3781 chromosome 15, NHGRI_mGorGor1-v2.1_pri, whole genome shotgun sequence genomic DNA includes:
- the CCDC196 gene encoding putative coiled-coil domain-containing protein 196 isoform X3 translates to MTSGANSSGCYLPSKIRSSKIDDNYLKELNEDLKLRKQELLEMLKPLEDKNNLLFQKLMSNLEEKQRSLQIMRQIMAGKGCEESSVMELLKEAEKMKQNLERKNKMLRKEMEMLWNKTFETEELSDQQKAPQTKNKADLQDGKEKQQRKMEWVKYQEQNNILQNDFHGKVIELRIEALKNYQKANDLKLSLYLQQNFEPMQAFLNLPGSQGTMGITTMDRVTTGRNEHHVRILGAKIYTEQQGTKGSQLDDTGGRLFFLRSLPDEALKN, encoded by the exons ATGACAAGTGGTGCAAACTCTTCAGGATGTTACCTGCCCTCAAAAATAAG AAGTTCTAAAATAGATGACAACTACTTGAAGGAATTGAATGAGGACTTAAAGCTAAGGAAGCAGGAACTGCTAGAGATGCTCAAACCTCTAGAAGATAAAAACAACCTCTTATTTCAAAAGTTAATGTCTAACTTGGAGGAAAAACAAAGGAG TCTTCAGATCATGAGACAGATCATGGCAGGGAAGGGGTGTGAGGAATCCTCGGTCATGGAGCTCCTTAAGGAAGCAGAGAAGATGAAACAGAACTTG gaaaggaaaaacaagatgCTTCGGAAGGAAATGGAGATGCTATGGAACAAG ACATTCGAGACAGAAGAACTTAGTGATCAACAAAAAGCACCACAGACAAAAAACAAGGCAGACTTGCAGGATGGAAAG GAAAAGCAACAGAGGAAAATGGAATGGGTCAAGTATCAGGAACAAAACAACATCCTTCAG AATGATTTTCATGGCAAAGTGATTGAGCTGAGAATTGAAGCCTTGAAGAACTACCAGAAGGCCAATGATCTGAAATTATCACTGTATTTGCAGCAGAATTTTGAGCCAATGCAAGCATTTTTAAATCTTCCTGGGTCCCAAG GTACTATGGGCATTACAACTATGGACAGAGTGACTACTGGCAGAAATGAACACCATGTG AGAATTCTGGGAGCAAAGATCTACACAGAACAACAAGGAACTAAAGGAAGTCAGCTTGATGATACAGGAGGGAGGCTCTTTTTTCTGAGGTCATTGCCAGATGAAGCACTGAAGAATTAG
- the CCDC196 gene encoding putative coiled-coil domain-containing protein 196 isoform X5 yields MTSGANSSGCYLPSKISLQIMRQIMAGKGCEESSVMELLKEAEKMKQNLERKNKMLRKEMEMLWNKTFETEELSDQQKAPQTKNKADLQDGKAPKSPSSPRKTESELEKSFAEKVKEIRKEKQQRKMEWVKYQEQNNILQNDFHGKVIELRIEALKNYQKANDLKLSLYLQQNFEPMQAFLNLPGSQGTMGITTMDRVTTGRNEHHVRILGAKIYTEQQGTKGSQLDDTGGRLFFLRSLPDEALKN; encoded by the exons ATGACAAGTGGTGCAAACTCTTCAGGATGTTACCTGCCCTCAAAAATAAG TCTTCAGATCATGAGACAGATCATGGCAGGGAAGGGGTGTGAGGAATCCTCGGTCATGGAGCTCCTTAAGGAAGCAGAGAAGATGAAACAGAACTTG gaaaggaaaaacaagatgCTTCGGAAGGAAATGGAGATGCTATGGAACAAG ACATTCGAGACAGAAGAACTTAGTGATCAACAAAAAGCACCACAGACAAAAAACAAGGCAGACTTGCAGGATGGAAAG GCTCCCAAATCCCCCTCATCACCTAGGAAGACTGAGAGTGAACTGGAGAAATCATTTGCAGAGAAAGTGAAGGAGATAAGGAAG GAAAAGCAACAGAGGAAAATGGAATGGGTCAAGTATCAGGAACAAAACAACATCCTTCAG AATGATTTTCATGGCAAAGTGATTGAGCTGAGAATTGAAGCCTTGAAGAACTACCAGAAGGCCAATGATCTGAAATTATCACTGTATTTGCAGCAGAATTTTGAGCCAATGCAAGCATTTTTAAATCTTCCTGGGTCCCAAG GTACTATGGGCATTACAACTATGGACAGAGTGACTACTGGCAGAAATGAACACCATGTG AGAATTCTGGGAGCAAAGATCTACACAGAACAACAAGGAACTAAAGGAAGTCAGCTTGATGATACAGGAGGGAGGCTCTTTTTTCTGAGGTCATTGCCAGATGAAGCACTGAAGAATTAG
- the CCDC196 gene encoding putative coiled-coil domain-containing protein 196 isoform X2, with translation MTSGANSSGCYLPSKIRSSKIDDNYLKELNEDLKLRKQELLEMLKPLEDKNNLLFQKLMSNLEEKQRSLQIMRQIMAGKGCEESSVMELLKEAEKMKQNLTFETEELSDQQKAPQTKNKADLQDGKAPKSPSSPRKTESELEKSFAEKVKEIRKEKQQRKMEWVKYQEQNNILQNDFHGKVIELRIEALKNYQKANDLKLSLYLQQNFEPMQAFLNLPGSQGTMGITTMDRVTTGRNEHHVRILGAKIYTEQQGTKGSQLDDTGGRLFFLRSLPDEALKN, from the exons ATGACAAGTGGTGCAAACTCTTCAGGATGTTACCTGCCCTCAAAAATAAG AAGTTCTAAAATAGATGACAACTACTTGAAGGAATTGAATGAGGACTTAAAGCTAAGGAAGCAGGAACTGCTAGAGATGCTCAAACCTCTAGAAGATAAAAACAACCTCTTATTTCAAAAGTTAATGTCTAACTTGGAGGAAAAACAAAGGAG TCTTCAGATCATGAGACAGATCATGGCAGGGAAGGGGTGTGAGGAATCCTCGGTCATGGAGCTCCTTAAGGAAGCAGAGAAGATGAAACAGAACTTG ACATTCGAGACAGAAGAACTTAGTGATCAACAAAAAGCACCACAGACAAAAAACAAGGCAGACTTGCAGGATGGAAAG GCTCCCAAATCCCCCTCATCACCTAGGAAGACTGAGAGTGAACTGGAGAAATCATTTGCAGAGAAAGTGAAGGAGATAAGGAAG GAAAAGCAACAGAGGAAAATGGAATGGGTCAAGTATCAGGAACAAAACAACATCCTTCAG AATGATTTTCATGGCAAAGTGATTGAGCTGAGAATTGAAGCCTTGAAGAACTACCAGAAGGCCAATGATCTGAAATTATCACTGTATTTGCAGCAGAATTTTGAGCCAATGCAAGCATTTTTAAATCTTCCTGGGTCCCAAG GTACTATGGGCATTACAACTATGGACAGAGTGACTACTGGCAGAAATGAACACCATGTG AGAATTCTGGGAGCAAAGATCTACACAGAACAACAAGGAACTAAAGGAAGTCAGCTTGATGATACAGGAGGGAGGCTCTTTTTTCTGAGGTCATTGCCAGATGAAGCACTGAAGAATTAG
- the CCDC196 gene encoding putative coiled-coil domain-containing protein 196 isoform X1: MTSGANSSGCYLPSKIRSSKIDDNYLKELNEDLKLRKQELLEMLKPLEDKNNLLFQKLMSNLEEKQRSLQIMRQIMAGKGCEESSVMELLKEAEKMKQNLERKNKMLRKEMEMLWNKTFETEELSDQQKAPQTKNKADLQDGKAPKSPSSPRKTESELEKSFAEKVKEIRKEKQQRKMEWVKYQEQNNILQNDFHGKVIELRIEALKNYQKANDLKLSLYLQQNFEPMQAFLNLPGSQGTMGITTMDRVTTGRNEHHVRILGAKIYTEQQGTKGSQLDDTGGRLFFLRSLPDEALKN; the protein is encoded by the exons ATGACAAGTGGTGCAAACTCTTCAGGATGTTACCTGCCCTCAAAAATAAG AAGTTCTAAAATAGATGACAACTACTTGAAGGAATTGAATGAGGACTTAAAGCTAAGGAAGCAGGAACTGCTAGAGATGCTCAAACCTCTAGAAGATAAAAACAACCTCTTATTTCAAAAGTTAATGTCTAACTTGGAGGAAAAACAAAGGAG TCTTCAGATCATGAGACAGATCATGGCAGGGAAGGGGTGTGAGGAATCCTCGGTCATGGAGCTCCTTAAGGAAGCAGAGAAGATGAAACAGAACTTG gaaaggaaaaacaagatgCTTCGGAAGGAAATGGAGATGCTATGGAACAAG ACATTCGAGACAGAAGAACTTAGTGATCAACAAAAAGCACCACAGACAAAAAACAAGGCAGACTTGCAGGATGGAAAG GCTCCCAAATCCCCCTCATCACCTAGGAAGACTGAGAGTGAACTGGAGAAATCATTTGCAGAGAAAGTGAAGGAGATAAGGAAG GAAAAGCAACAGAGGAAAATGGAATGGGTCAAGTATCAGGAACAAAACAACATCCTTCAG AATGATTTTCATGGCAAAGTGATTGAGCTGAGAATTGAAGCCTTGAAGAACTACCAGAAGGCCAATGATCTGAAATTATCACTGTATTTGCAGCAGAATTTTGAGCCAATGCAAGCATTTTTAAATCTTCCTGGGTCCCAAG GTACTATGGGCATTACAACTATGGACAGAGTGACTACTGGCAGAAATGAACACCATGTG AGAATTCTGGGAGCAAAGATCTACACAGAACAACAAGGAACTAAAGGAAGTCAGCTTGATGATACAGGAGGGAGGCTCTTTTTTCTGAGGTCATTGCCAGATGAAGCACTGAAGAATTAG
- the CCDC196 gene encoding putative coiled-coil domain-containing protein 196 isoform X4, which yields MTSGANSSGCYLPSKIRSSKIDDNYLKELNEDLKLRKQELLEMLKPLEDKNNLLFQKLMSNLEEKQRSLQIMRQIMAGKGCEESSVMELLKEAEKMKQNLTFETEELSDQQKAPQTKNKADLQDGKEKQQRKMEWVKYQEQNNILQNDFHGKVIELRIEALKNYQKANDLKLSLYLQQNFEPMQAFLNLPGSQGTMGITTMDRVTTGRNEHHVRILGAKIYTEQQGTKGSQLDDTGGRLFFLRSLPDEALKN from the exons ATGACAAGTGGTGCAAACTCTTCAGGATGTTACCTGCCCTCAAAAATAAG AAGTTCTAAAATAGATGACAACTACTTGAAGGAATTGAATGAGGACTTAAAGCTAAGGAAGCAGGAACTGCTAGAGATGCTCAAACCTCTAGAAGATAAAAACAACCTCTTATTTCAAAAGTTAATGTCTAACTTGGAGGAAAAACAAAGGAG TCTTCAGATCATGAGACAGATCATGGCAGGGAAGGGGTGTGAGGAATCCTCGGTCATGGAGCTCCTTAAGGAAGCAGAGAAGATGAAACAGAACTTG ACATTCGAGACAGAAGAACTTAGTGATCAACAAAAAGCACCACAGACAAAAAACAAGGCAGACTTGCAGGATGGAAAG GAAAAGCAACAGAGGAAAATGGAATGGGTCAAGTATCAGGAACAAAACAACATCCTTCAG AATGATTTTCATGGCAAAGTGATTGAGCTGAGAATTGAAGCCTTGAAGAACTACCAGAAGGCCAATGATCTGAAATTATCACTGTATTTGCAGCAGAATTTTGAGCCAATGCAAGCATTTTTAAATCTTCCTGGGTCCCAAG GTACTATGGGCATTACAACTATGGACAGAGTGACTACTGGCAGAAATGAACACCATGTG AGAATTCTGGGAGCAAAGATCTACACAGAACAACAAGGAACTAAAGGAAGTCAGCTTGATGATACAGGAGGGAGGCTCTTTTTTCTGAGGTCATTGCCAGATGAAGCACTGAAGAATTAG